The sequence CCTCTTTAGTTTCCTGTTATTCTTGCTCACTTTTTGCACTTCACTTTCACATTTACTACCCTATAAATACCCATTTCAAAACACATACAACAACACAATAATCAACATGGGTCATTGGTGTAGCATTTCATTTTTTCTTTTTTTATCCATCGCAATTCTTAATCTTTGTGACGCACACGGTCCAGGAAACTGTCAAGAAGACTATGTTCAGGTCCATAATTGTATCCGAAAAGTATTAAACTTGCCTTGTTTGAAATACGATCCTGCATTGGAGAAATCCGCACAAGAATGGGCTGATCAGAGGAAAGATTGTGCATTGATACACTCTACTGGTCCTGTTGGTGAAAATATGGCTTATGGACCAGAACTGAATATTACATATGCTGTACAATTGTGGCTTGATGAAAGATTGGACTACAAATACTCTACAAACGAGTGTTTACAAATGTGCGGTCATTATACTCAAATCGTGTGGAAAAATACGGAACGTGTTGGATGCGCTAGGAGTTTATGTGACCGTAAAGATGGTGGATGGACTTATTATACCGTTGTTTGTCAATATGACCCTCCTGGAAATGTTGTTGGCCAGTGGCCTTATTAGGTTTCATTTTGTTGGTTTACTTTAATTGTCATGTTATTTGTTCTAGCTGCAAGGTTTTTATTTGGTCATGTAAGCAACTCTAAAAGGGTGATTGTGTAATAGGTTTAATCCTATAAGTCAATTGGGTAGAAGCTTAACAGAGTTGATTAATAATTCGGTCCATAAGAAAAAGAATAAAAGTTCAGTGAGCATTTATTGGTTAGAACTTATTTTACTTATCAATTATATTTAATGTAAACTTCTTTTTACTAGTAATGTTATTGTTAATTCACTAAGATTTGTAGTATATGATTCATTGTTCAACTTAAGAAAAATAA comes from Rutidosis leptorrhynchoides isolate AG116_Rl617_1_P2 chromosome 4, CSIRO_AGI_Rlap_v1, whole genome shotgun sequence and encodes:
- the LOC139845521 gene encoding pathogenesis-related protein 1-like, yielding MGHWCSISFFLFLSIAILNLCDAHGPGNCQEDYVQVHNCIRKVLNLPCLKYDPALEKSAQEWADQRKDCALIHSTGPVGENMAYGPELNITYAVQLWLDERLDYKYSTNECLQMCGHYTQIVWKNTERVGCARSLCDRKDGGWTYYTVVCQYDPPGNVVGQWPY